From Myxococcus virescens:
CTCAGGGTGGCCCTGCCCGGGGTCGTGCTGGAAGAAGAGGGGGTCCGTCAGTAGCAGGGTGGAGGACATCGGGATGACCTTACGCATCCGCCAGGCGGGAAGTCAGCGCCCCCGGGGGACAGGCCGCGTCGGCGCCCTGTTCTTGCCCTGCCGGTGTTTCCCTCCCTACAGTGCCTCGTCTTGGCTCTCCGGTTCAAGAAACCCGGCCTGCGCAGCCTGCTGCTGGGCTCCTTCGCGCTCGTCCTCGCCCTCATCCTGGGGACGCTCTTCTTCGTCGTCCCCTCGCGCGTGGAAGCCCATCTGGAGCAGCGCCTGCAGAAGCGGGGCGAGGCCCGTGCCAGCCAGGCCGTCAGCATGCTGATGGCCCAGCCCGCCGCGGCCCTGCCCGACAGCCTGGAGCGGCTGCGCGCGGGCGACGACGACTTCAAGGTGCTGGCCGTCCTCTCCAGCGAGGGGCAGGTGCTGGCCACCCACCCGGCCGAGCCGCCCGCGTGGTTCCTGGCGGAGCTGAAGGCCCGGCAGGGCCAGCCGCTGGATGGCTTCCGCTTCGCCAATGGCGACCGCTCCGTGGCGCGCTCGGTGACGCTGTCGGGCGGCGTGGTGGGGCAGGCGCTGCTGGTGCTCGACAACTCCGGGCTGGACGCGGTCCTCACTGAACTCCAGCGCGTCGTGATGCTCGCGTTCGGCATCGGCCTGGCGCTGTTCCTGCTGGTGGCCTTCTTCATCTCCCGCGCCTTCATCTTGGTGCCACTGGACGCGATGATGGGCATGGCCCGGCGGCTGGCGGAGGCGGACCTCACCGGCCGCGTGGACGTGGGGACGCGGGACGAGCTGGGCCAGCTCGCCGAGGCGCTCAACCGCATCGCTCAGAGCTGGCGCGACACGCTGGGCCGGGTGCGCGGCGTGTCGGACGTGGTGGCGGGCGTGGTGGAGCAGATTCACCGCACCGGCACCACGGTGTCGTCCGGCGCGGGCACGGTGCAGGCGCGCGTGGAGGAGACGTCTTCCTCCATGGTGGAGATGATGGCCTCGCTGCGCGGCATCGCGGAGAACGTGGAGGTCCTCTACCAGAGCGCCGAGGAGAGCAGCTCCTCCATCATGGAGATGGCCGCCACCAACGACGAGGTGGCGGAGAACGTCCAGGCCATGGCCGCCAGCGTGGAGGAGACCACCAGCGCCATCGAGGAGATGACGTTCTCCATCAAGGAGGTGGCCACCAACATCCAGGAGCTGTCCGCCTCCACGGAGGAGACGTCCTCGGCCATCAGCCAGATGGACGCCGCCATCGGTCAGGTGGAGGCCAACGCGAAGGAGACGGCCCGCCTGTCCGAGCAGGTCTTCGACGACGCGCAGACGGGCGTGGAGTCGCTGCGCAAGACGCTCACCGGCATCGACCGCATCAAGGAGACCAGCCGCAGCGCGGCCAACGTCATCGAGAGTCTGGGTCGGCGCATCTCCGAGATTGGCAACATCCTCAACGTCATCGACGACGTGGCGGAGCAGACGAACCTGCTGGCGCTCAACGCGGCCATCATCGCCGCGCAGGCGGGAGAGCACGGCAAGGGCTTCGCGGTGGTGGCGGAGGAAATCAAGGACCTGGCCGAGCGCACCGGCGCGTCCACGAAGGAGATTGCCGAGCTCATCCGCAGCATCCAGGAGGAGAGCCGCAACGCCGTGGTGGTGATGAACCAGGGCGTGCGCAGCGTGGAGGAGGGCGTGCAGCTGGGCCGGGAGGCGGAAGGGGCGCTGCGGAAAATCAACGACAGCACCCAGAAGTCCACGCAGATGGTGAAGGCCATTGCCCGGGCCACCGTGGAGCAGGCGCGCGGCAGCAAGCAGGTGACGGCCTCCATCCACCGCATCAGCGAGACGGTGCAGCAGATTTCCAAGGCCTCCAACGAGCAGGCCCGCGGCGGCGAGCAGATCATGAAGAGCGCGGAGAAGATGAAGGCGCTCACCGCCCACGTGCAGCGCAGCAGCCAGGAGCAGGCGCACGGCAGCAAGCAGATCACCCGCTCCATCGAGAGCATCAACGAGATGGTCACCCACCTGAACCGCGCCCAGAAGGAGCAGACGAAGGGCAGCGAGCAGGTGCTCAAGGCGGTGGAGACCATCAAGGGCGTGTCCGAGCACCAGACACGCTCCGTGAAGCAGCTGGAGGAGGCCATCGACAACCTCCAGCGTCAGGCGGAAATCCTCCGTGCGGAGGTTCGCCGCTTCCGGGTGTAGACACGTCTTCATGCCGACACAACGACAGGTCTCCGAGCGCGCCGTGGTGGCCCTCATCGGCGCGGTCCAGTTCGTCAACATCCTGGACTTCGTGATGGTGATGCCGCTGGGCCCGGACTTCGCGAAGGGGCTGGGCATCGCGTCGTCGCACATCGGCATCATCGGCGGCGCGTACACTGCGGCCGCCAGCGTGGCGGGGCTGGCCGGTGGCTACTTCCTGGACCGCTTCGACCGCCGCAAGGCGCTGGCGGTGTCCATGCTGGGCCTGGTGGTGGCCACCGCGGCGGGTGGCTTCGCCACGGGCATGTCCACGCTGTTGCTGGCGCGCGTGGTGGCGGGCATCTTCGGCGGGCCGGCCACGTCGCTGTCGCTGTCCATCATCGCGGACCTGGTCCCCGTGGAGCGGCGCGGACGCGCGCTGGGCGCGGTGATGGGCGCCTTCTCCGTGGCCTCGGTGGCGGGCGTGCCCATGGCGCTGAAGCTGGCGGAGTTCGGCGGCTGGCGCGTGCCCTTCTTCGCGGTGGCCGCCATGGGCCTGCTGGTGGTGCTGGGCGCCATCTTCTACCTGCCGCCCGTGCGCGGCCATCTGGACGCGGGCCCCAGACAGCAGGCCGGCGTGCTCGAGCTGCTGGGCAACCGGGACATCCAGCTGTCGTACGTGATGACGGCGTTGGTGATGATGGCGGGCTTCGTCCTCATCCCCAACCTGTCCGCCTATCTGCAGCAGAACGTGGGCTACCCGCGCGACCTGCTGTGGCTGCCGTACTTCATCGGCGGCATCGCCAGCTTCGCGACGCTGCGGGTGGCGGGGCCCATGGTGGACCGCTACGGCTCCTTCAAGGTGGGCACGGTGGGCTCCGCGCTGGTGCTGCTGTCCACCTACGTGGGCTTCGTCCACCTGCCTCGGTGGATGCCCGTCCCCGTCATCTTCACGCTCTTCATGGTGGCCATGGGGACGCGCAACGTCGCGTACAACACGCTGACGTCGCGGGTGCCGGACACGCGGGTGCGTGCGCGCTTCATGTCCCTCCAGTCGGCCGTCCAGCACATGGCCGCCGCCGTGGGGGCCTTCCTCAGCGCTCGGCTGCTGACGGACCTGCCAGACGGGACCCTGGGCGGCATCCCCCGGATGGCCGGAGTGTCCATGGTCCTGACGCTGTTGCTGCCGGCCTTGCTGTGGGGGGTGGAGCGGCGGGTGCGCAGCAGGGAGCAGGCGCGGGCGCTGGCGGTGGCCTCCTCGCAAGGAATGGCGGTTCCGCTCTCGCCCGGGGCGGATTCTCACGCGTAGTATGAAAGGGCGCCTTCGGGTTGCCTGCCGCCCATTCCGGGTGGCGGGCGGATGCTTTGGCGAGACGAACGGTTGCGCCTGTCTCCCCGGGGCGCGATAAACCGGGCTGCTCCGGGGAGCGCGTCAGGAAAAATGTTCAACATCGGCGCAGGCGAAATGGTGTTCATCCTGGTGGCCGCGCTGCTCATTCTCGGGCCGCAGCGGTTGCCCGAGCTCGCGCGCGGCATCGGCAAGTTCCTGCGCGAGTTCCGCCGCCAGACGGATGAGGTCCGCAACGTCGTGGAGCGTGAGTTCTACGCCATGGACCAGGAAATCGGAGAGCCTCCCACCGCGCCCGTGCGGCCCGGGACGCGCTTCGCGCCCCAGCCGCCGCAGGCCGTGGGGGGGCCCGAGGCCACCCTGCCTCCCGCCACGGACGGCGCGTCGCCTCCGGCCGATGCGGCGTCCCCTCAGCCCTCGTCGCCCACGCAGGTGTTGGAAATGGACGCGCAGGGGCCTCGTGAGGTGGTCACCTCCGACATGCATGCCGGGGAGACGCCCGCGACGGCGGAGCCGGGCGCGGAGCCCGCCGCCGAGGCGCCGCCCGAGCCCCCTGCTTCCTCCGCCACCTCGCCCACGCTGTCGCCCATCCCGGGGACGGTGGCGCGCAACGCCCCGAAACGGAGCTGAGTCCTGAGCCCCCCGCCCATCAACCCCGGTGCCGACTCCGAGCTGCGCATGAGTCTGGCGGATCACCTGACGGAGCTCCGCTCGCGCCTCATGCGGTGCACCATCGCCGTGCTCATCCTGGGGACGATTTCGCTCGTCTTCGCCAAGCCGATTTTCGGCCTGCTGATGCAGCCGGTGCTGGATGCGCTGCCGCCCGAGAATCGCTCGCTCATCTACACGTCCGGCATCGAAGAGCTGAACGTCCTGATGAAGGTAGGCGTGTACTGCGGCATCTTCCTCACCACGCCCGTCATCCTGATGCAGATCTGGGGCTTCGTCTCGCCCGGCCTGTATCCGGAGGAGCGCCGCTTCGCCGCGCCCTTCGTGGCGTTCGGCTCCATCGCCTTCCTCCTCGGCGCCGCCTTCTGCTACTTCGCGGTGCTGCCCTCCATGTTCACCTTCCTCCTGAACGAGGAGGAGACGCTCGCGCTGGAGCAGCGCCTGGACACGGCCCGGCTGCGCGCGGATGACGCCTTGCGCTTCCTGCGCCTGGGTGAAGCGGAGGAGGCGGGGCGCATCGCGAAGGAGACGAGCACCCAGCTGCGCGCGGAGGGCCAGGGCCAGGCACCCGCGCCCGAGGTCGCGCCCGCCGCCAGCGTGGAGATGACGGGGCGGCTGGATGGCCTGGGGCGGCTGCTGGACGCGGCGTCGGTGGGCTACGGCGCGCAGTCCCGCGGCGTGCTGCGGCAGGCGGTGGAGAAGCGCGTGGAGGCCGTGACGGCCTACGAGAAGAAGGACTTCGCGGCGGCGGCGGCGGCCATGGACGGCTCGGCGAGCCTGCTGGCGGGCATCGCCCCCACGCGCACCGAGGAGCTGGCGGGGCTGTGGCGGCTGGAGAAGGAGCTGGCCAAGGCGCACGCGGCGCATGAGGCGGCGCGGTGGACGCGGCCCATGTTGTCCATGCACGAGCAGCTCTCGCTGGTGCTGCTGCTCATCCTCGCCTTCGGCATCATCTTCGAGCTGCCGCTCGTCATGGCCCTGCTGGGCGTGGTGGGCGTGGTGAAGTCGTCCTGGCTCTTCAGGTACCAGCGCCACGCCTTCGTGGTGTGCCTCATCGCGGCGGCCATCATCACCCCCACGGGAGACGTGGTGAACCTGTCGCTGATGGCCGGCCCCATGCTGCTCTGCTACGAGCTGGGCGTGCTGCTGGTGTGGATGGTGGAGCGGCGTCGCGCGCGGAACGCGGCGGAAACGGGCATCACCCCGGCGTCGTAGTCGAGGAGCCGCCATGAAGCAGTCCCGCAGGCACTTCCGGGCCAATCTGCGCTACCTGCGGGCGCTGGTGCGGCGCTTTCGCACCACGCTGGTGCTGTCCGCCGTGCTGTTCCTGGGAGGGCCGCTGCTCTTCCATTGGCGCTTCCGCGGGCCGGACGGCGTTCGCATCGACTTTGGCGAGGCGCTGCACCACACCTACTTCCTGCTCTACGGCCAGCCGTCGCTGCCCTATGTGGACGACTGGCTGGTGGAGCTGCTCAACCTGGTGATTCCGCCTGCAGGTATTGCGCTGGTCGCGGATGGTGTGGTGCGCTTCGCGTACCTCTTCTTCGCCCGGCACAAGAACGACAAGGAGTGGATCGAAGTGGTCTCCGAGACGATGAAGGGCCACGTCGTGGTGTGTGGCGCGGGGCGGGTGGGCTACCGCGTGGTGACGCAGCTGCGGGAGATGGGCAAGGACGTGGTGGTGGTGGAGAAGCGCGAGGACGCGGCCTTCGTGTCCGCGCTGCGCGACGAGCTGGTGCCGCTGCTCATCGACGACACGCGCAGCCCGCTGTGCCTGCCTCGCACCAACGTGAAGGACGCGTCCGCCATCGTCTGCGCGACGGACGACGACCTGGCGAACCTCAACATCGCCCTGGACGCGCGCAAGCTCAACCCGGACATCCGCGTGGTCATCCGCCTCTTCGATGACGACTTGAGCGGCAAGGTGCGCGAGACGTTCAAGGCGGAAGCGCTCTCCAGCTCGTCGCTGGCGGCCCCGGCCATGGCGCTGGCGGCCATGGACCCGCGCATCGTCCACTCGTTCCACCTGGCGAAGCACCTGATGGTCGTCTCGCTGTTCGAGGCGCGCTTGGGCCTGCCGGGGCTCACCATCTCCGAGGTGAGGGATCGGTTCGGTTGCCTGGCGCTGTCGCTGCAACGCAACGGCGAGGAGCGGCTCCACCCGCAGGGGGATGAGGTCATCCGGCCTGGAGACGTGCTGTCGCTCCAGGCGTCCTATCCGGAGTACCGGCGGCTGCGCGCCTTCACCCACGAGGCCGATCCGCCCCTGTGGTCCCACCACGCGCCGGTGGCCGTGGTCACGCCTTCGTCCCGCAAGGTGGGTTGAGGGCGGGGTGCACTTCCGGCCAGCGCGGGAAGGCGTGCTCCGGGCCCCTGGCCGTGGGCAGGGCGAGCGCCCGCGCGAGCAGGACGGCCATGGCGTCCCACTCCAGCAGGAAGCCGTCGTGTCCATGCTGGCTGGACAGCGTGGCGTGCTCGGCGTGGAGGCCGTGCTCGCGCAGCCGCCGCGCCAGTGTCGCCATGTGGCTGGGGAAGAAGAGCTGGTCGGTGTCGATGCCCACGCACAGCGCGCTCGCGCGGATGCGGGCCAGGCCGCCTCCCGGGAAGCGTGACAGGTCGTGGTGGTCCATGGCGCCCAGCTGCGCCAGGTACGCGCGTGCGTCGAAGCGGCTCTCCAGCTTCTGGCCCTGGTATTCCAGATAGCTGTGCATGGGGTGCAGCGCGCGTGAGGACCACTCGGCGGGGCGGCCCTGGAGCGCTTCCAGGCCGGGCTCCGCGCGGTAGGTGAGCATCGCGAGCTGCCGGGCCAGTTCCAGGCCCCGGCGGGGGGACTCGGGGAAGCCCGGGTCCATCAGCAGGGCCTGCCGCGCCACGTGGTTGAGGCCCACCACCCACGCGGTGGCGGACTCCGTGGTGGCGATGGGGAAGAGTCGCGCGAAGCGCTCCGGCGCCAACGCCGCGAGGCAGAGCACCACCATGCCGCCCAGTGAGCCGCCGGTGACGAGCTCCACGTCGTCCAGACCCAGCGCGTCCATGGCCAGCAGGATGCTCCGGGCCTGGTCCCACGGGGTGACGGTGGCGGGCAGGCGCTGTTCGTCCTGGCGCAGGTCGCCCTTGGGCAGCGGCAACGGCGGACCGAAGCGCGCGTCGTCCGTCCGCAGCGGGAAGCCCTCGTCGGCGGGGCCGCTGGTGCCGTAGCAGGAGCCCAGGTTGTTGAAGCAGAGGAGCCGCACGCGGGACGGGTCCAGCGCGCGCCGCGCGCCGATGAGTGGTTCCCACCAGCCGCCCTTGCCGCCCGCGCGCATGTCGCCGGTGAGCGCGTGGACCAGCAGCACCGTGGGGACGGGCGCGGGGGCTCGGGCCGGGCCTCGATGACGGGCTTGCTCCGCGAGCGCCTGTTGTTCGGTCACGGTGCGGCGGACGACGCGCAGCGCGCTCGCCTGGGCTTCGTCGTCGGAGAGGACGCGCGCGCGTGACTCGAGCCAGGGGACGTCCTCCGCGGGGCCCCACCACCAGCCGCGGACGAGGTGGTTCGTGATGCGGGCGCCTGCCTCCAGCGTCAAATCGGGCAGGGAGACGTCGAAGACGCGCGGGGCGGAAAGGTGGGTGGTGGGCACGGAGACTCTCCGGGAGCGATGCGGGAACGGCCGTCCTGAATGCGGAGGAAGGGGAGAAGACGGCGTGCCGCCAGGTGGAGGCGCGCGGCGAGGGCAGGGAGGCGCGCGTCCAGAAACGACGGAGCCCACCAACCCTCGCGGGTGGATGGGCTCGGTGGCTCACCAGGGTCGGACGGACGTCAGCCGAACCTGGAGGGCGAGAGCCCACCCGGCATCGACATTCGACACATGGCGCTTAGCGACGTCATTGGCGCCAACGGATAAGCGCTCGTCCATCAGGAGTCAAGTCAACCCACCGCCGTGCACTGGGCCGCGACGACCTGGGGTGCGTCGTCCACGACCTGCCACACGCGCGTGTAACGGAAGTTTCCTTCGAAGGGGGCTCCCTGGAACTCACCGGATAGCGCGGCATGGACGACGACCACGGCGCCTGCGGAGAGGTAGCGGAAGTGTGTGTCGGTGAAGTCCACCCGTGTGAGGCGCAGGGCTCCCGAGCGATGCGATTCCAGGTCGGCTTCCTTGTCGAGGACGCTGCCGGTGTGGCTGACGAAGAGGAGGTCGTCGGAGAGGAGGGCGTCGAGCGCGGCGACATCGCTCGAGAGCATGGCCCGTCTCAGCGCCTCCTCCGCGGCCAGGAAATCTTCCTCTGGAAGCATGGCGCTCCTCGTCTGAGGCGACGTGCGGGGTGGGGCTGCTGGTTGTTGCACAGTGACACCTCATGTCAACGCACGCCCGGCGCGCGAGGACAGCGCAAGAACCGGGTTGCTCCACCATGTGTTGGCGGACATACGTTTTCGCGAAGCGCATCCCAGGAGCATCGGCATGGCATCCAGCGACTACGCCCGCATCGAACAAGCCATCCTTTATCTCGACGCACATGCGCGCGAGCAGCCGTCCCTGGACGACGTGGCCGCGCACGTGGGGCTGAGCACCTTCCACTTCCAGCGGCTCTTCTCGCGCTGGGCGGGCATCAGCCCCAAGCGCTTCATCCAGGTGCACACGCTGAGCTCGGCCCGTCGCCTGCTCGACGAGCGGCGCAGCGTGCTGGAGACGTCGCTGGAGGTGGGCCTGTCGGGCAGCGGCCGGCTGCATGAGCTCTTCGTGACGCTGACGTCGATGACGCCTGGAGAATACAAGCTGGGCGGCGAAGGGCTCACCGTGCGTCATGGCGTCCACCTGTCACCGTTCGGCGCGTGTCTGCTCGCCGTCTGCGAGCGTGGCATCTGTGGCCTGCACTTCCTCTCGGGGGAATCCGAGGAGGAGGCGCTCGCCTCGCTGCGCAAGCAGTGGCCGCGCGCCACGTTCGAG
This genomic window contains:
- a CDS encoding methyl-accepting chemotaxis protein; this encodes MALRFKKPGLRSLLLGSFALVLALILGTLFFVVPSRVEAHLEQRLQKRGEARASQAVSMLMAQPAAALPDSLERLRAGDDDFKVLAVLSSEGQVLATHPAEPPAWFLAELKARQGQPLDGFRFANGDRSVARSVTLSGGVVGQALLVLDNSGLDAVLTELQRVVMLAFGIGLALFLLVAFFISRAFILVPLDAMMGMARRLAEADLTGRVDVGTRDELGQLAEALNRIAQSWRDTLGRVRGVSDVVAGVVEQIHRTGTTVSSGAGTVQARVEETSSSMVEMMASLRGIAENVEVLYQSAEESSSSIMEMAATNDEVAENVQAMAASVEETTSAIEEMTFSIKEVATNIQELSASTEETSSAISQMDAAIGQVEANAKETARLSEQVFDDAQTGVESLRKTLTGIDRIKETSRSAANVIESLGRRISEIGNILNVIDDVAEQTNLLALNAAIIAAQAGEHGKGFAVVAEEIKDLAERTGASTKEIAELIRSIQEESRNAVVVMNQGVRSVEEGVQLGREAEGALRKINDSTQKSTQMVKAIARATVEQARGSKQVTASIHRISETVQQISKASNEQARGGEQIMKSAEKMKALTAHVQRSSQEQAHGSKQITRSIESINEMVTHLNRAQKEQTKGSEQVLKAVETIKGVSEHQTRSVKQLEEAIDNLQRQAEILRAEVRRFRV
- a CDS encoding MFS transporter: MPTQRQVSERAVVALIGAVQFVNILDFVMVMPLGPDFAKGLGIASSHIGIIGGAYTAAASVAGLAGGYFLDRFDRRKALAVSMLGLVVATAAGGFATGMSTLLLARVVAGIFGGPATSLSLSIIADLVPVERRGRALGAVMGAFSVASVAGVPMALKLAEFGGWRVPFFAVAAMGLLVVLGAIFYLPPVRGHLDAGPRQQAGVLELLGNRDIQLSYVMTALVMMAGFVLIPNLSAYLQQNVGYPRDLLWLPYFIGGIASFATLRVAGPMVDRYGSFKVGTVGSALVLLSTYVGFVHLPRWMPVPVIFTLFMVAMGTRNVAYNTLTSRVPDTRVRARFMSLQSAVQHMAAAVGAFLSARLLTDLPDGTLGGIPRMAGVSMVLTLLLPALLWGVERRVRSREQARALAVASSQGMAVPLSPGADSHA
- a CDS encoding Sec-independent protein translocase subunit TatA/TatB; its protein translation is MFNIGAGEMVFILVAALLILGPQRLPELARGIGKFLREFRRQTDEVRNVVEREFYAMDQEIGEPPTAPVRPGTRFAPQPPQAVGGPEATLPPATDGASPPADAASPQPSSPTQVLEMDAQGPREVVTSDMHAGETPATAEPGAEPAAEAPPEPPASSATSPTLSPIPGTVARNAPKRS
- the tatC gene encoding twin-arginine translocase subunit TatC, translated to MSLADHLTELRSRLMRCTIAVLILGTISLVFAKPIFGLLMQPVLDALPPENRSLIYTSGIEELNVLMKVGVYCGIFLTTPVILMQIWGFVSPGLYPEERRFAAPFVAFGSIAFLLGAAFCYFAVLPSMFTFLLNEEETLALEQRLDTARLRADDALRFLRLGEAEEAGRIAKETSTQLRAEGQGQAPAPEVAPAASVEMTGRLDGLGRLLDAASVGYGAQSRGVLRQAVEKRVEAVTAYEKKDFAAAAAAMDGSASLLAGIAPTRTEELAGLWRLEKELAKAHAAHEAARWTRPMLSMHEQLSLVLLLILAFGIIFELPLVMALLGVVGVVKSSWLFRYQRHAFVVCLIAAAIITPTGDVVNLSLMAGPMLLCYELGVLLVWMVERRRARNAAETGITPAS
- a CDS encoding potassium channel family protein, with amino-acid sequence MKQSRRHFRANLRYLRALVRRFRTTLVLSAVLFLGGPLLFHWRFRGPDGVRIDFGEALHHTYFLLYGQPSLPYVDDWLVELLNLVIPPAGIALVADGVVRFAYLFFARHKNDKEWIEVVSETMKGHVVVCGAGRVGYRVVTQLREMGKDVVVVEKREDAAFVSALRDELVPLLIDDTRSPLCLPRTNVKDASAIVCATDDDLANLNIALDARKLNPDIRVVIRLFDDDLSGKVRETFKAEALSSSSLAAPAMALAAMDPRIVHSFHLAKHLMVVSLFEARLGLPGLTISEVRDRFGCLALSLQRNGEERLHPQGDEVIRPGDVLSLQASYPEYRRLRAFTHEADPPLWSHHAPVAVVTPSSRKVG
- a CDS encoding alpha/beta fold hydrolase; this encodes MPTTHLSAPRVFDVSLPDLTLEAGARITNHLVRGWWWGPAEDVPWLESRARVLSDDEAQASALRVVRRTVTEQQALAEQARHRGPARAPAPVPTVLLVHALTGDMRAGGKGGWWEPLIGARRALDPSRVRLLCFNNLGSCYGTSGPADEGFPLRTDDARFGPPLPLPKGDLRQDEQRLPATVTPWDQARSILLAMDALGLDDVELVTGGSLGGMVVLCLAALAPERFARLFPIATTESATAWVVGLNHVARQALLMDPGFPESPRRGLELARQLAMLTYRAEPGLEALQGRPAEWSSRALHPMHSYLEYQGQKLESRFDARAYLAQLGAMDHHDLSRFPGGGLARIRASALCVGIDTDQLFFPSHMATLARRLREHGLHAEHATLSSQHGHDGFLLEWDAMAVLLARALALPTARGPEHAFPRWPEVHPALNPPCGTKA
- a CDS encoding nuclear transport factor 2 family protein, with the protein product MLPEEDFLAAEEALRRAMLSSDVAALDALLSDDLLFVSHTGSVLDKEADLESHRSGALRLTRVDFTDTHFRYLSAGAVVVVHAALSGEFQGAPFEGNFRYTRVWQVVDDAPQVVAAQCTAVG
- a CDS encoding methylated-DNA--[protein]-cysteine S-methyltransferase, with amino-acid sequence MASSDYARIEQAILYLDAHAREQPSLDDVAAHVGLSTFHFQRLFSRWAGISPKRFIQVHTLSSARRLLDERRSVLETSLEVGLSGSGRLHELFVTLTSMTPGEYKLGGEGLTVRHGVHLSPFGACLLAVCERGICGLHFLSGESEEEALASLRKQWPRATFEASAEDTAPWMERIFQAGHGGSESSPLSVLVRGTPFQVQVWQALLRVPSGEVTTYEDLARAIGKPKAMRAVGSAVGENPVGLLIPCHRVLRKTGVFGEYRWGASRKRAMLAWEDLRYDGAPLSGM